A window from Gasterosteus aculeatus chromosome 14, fGasAcu3.hap1.1, whole genome shotgun sequence encodes these proteins:
- the sftpba gene encoding surfactant protein Ba, which translates to MALFKIAGLLFVCALTSAFNIEALQNVPAAPQATGDVCQDCTQIFELLADMVSNADLQKKMMDGLDHLCKLLPGPATKACQEEVEKMLPLALSFIAGIVKPAEVCRIIGLCGSPDKQEMLLSYFVREALQVSGRSENVAEMQPTAQCSFCVLVIKTLEDLLPKERTEDALISLLEEICHILPASYRDQCQTVIGKFSKPVLDAILSYATPEAVCTLMGLCNGKGAPRVDPCTSATYRCRDMNTALKCGTLFYCQKFAWKPLNAL; encoded by the exons ATGGCCTTGTTCAAGATTGCCGGTCTTCTCTTCGTTTGTG CTCTGACTTCGGCGTTCAACATCGAGGCTTTGCAGAATGTTCCCGCCGCCCCACAAGCA ACTGGGGACGTCTGCCAGGACTGCACACAAATATTTGAACTCCTTGCCGACATGGTTTCCAATGCAGACCTCCAG AAAAAAATGATGGATGGCCTTGATCATCTGTGCAAGCTCCTGCCCGGACCGGCGACTAAAGCGTGCCAAGAAGAAGTGGAGAAGATGCTCCCCTTGGCCCTCAGCTTCATTGCTGGCATCGTA AAACCAGCGGAGGTCTGCAGAATCATCGGACTATGTGGCTCCCCAGACAAGCAGGAGATGCTGCTCAGCTATTTTGTCAGAGAGGCCCTACAGGTTTCTGGGAGAAGTGAAAATGTCGCTGAA ATGCAGCCCACAGCACAGTGCTCCTTCTGTGTTCTTGTGATCAAGACTTTGGAGGACCTGCTCCCTAAGGAAAGGACTGAG GACGCCTTGATCTCGCTCCTGGAGGAGATTTGTCACATCTTGCCCGCCTCCTACCGAGATCAGTGCCAGACCGTGATCGGCAAATTCAGCAAGCCGGTGCTGGATGCAATCCTGAGCTACGCCACCCCAGAGGCCGTCTGCACTCTGATGGGCCTGTGCAACGGGAAGGGGGCTCCTCGCGTAG ACCCCTGCACTTCGGCCACCTACAGGTGCAGAGACATGAACACCGCCCTCAAATGTGGA ACTCTGTTTTACTGTCAGAAGTTTGCCTGGAAGCCTCTCAACGCACTTTAA